The Saprospiraceae bacterium genome includes a window with the following:
- a CDS encoding Txe/YoeB family addiction module toxin yields the protein MNSYILRFSEQAKEDIRQHKKSGNKSVVNKITLLLEELVRHPFTGSGKPEPLKHNLSGAWSRRINREHRLVYEVTETIVFILSVKGHYN from the coding sequence ATGAATAGTTATATCCTTCGTTTTTCTGAGCAAGCAAAAGAAGATATAAGACAGCACAAAAAATCAGGTAATAAATCTGTGGTTAACAAAATTACCTTGCTTTTGGAAGAGCTTGTAAGACACCCATTTACTGGCAGTGGTAAACCCGAACCACTTAAACATAATCTTTCTGGTGCCTGGTCACGTAGGATAAACAGAGAGCATCGCCTTGTTTACGAAGTAACTGAAACTATTGTTTTTATACTTTCTGTTAAAGGACATTATAATTAG
- the odhB gene encoding 2-oxoglutarate dehydrogenase complex dihydrolipoyllysine-residue succinyltransferase, giving the protein MSLVEMKVPTIGESITEVTLSQWLKKDGEYVNVDEPICEFESDKATLEFPAEASGKLIYVANEGDDLAIGALVARIDTSVGAGAEAAPKPTTSIPVETPLQHAPATTTYASGHPSPAAAKILREGDVDASQVAGSGKDGRITKEDAAKAVGNKPAVAIKSETAPSKESIKVTASGTRNVRSEKMSRMRKTIAARLVSAKNNTAMLTTFNEVDLTAVNELRKKYQDKFVAKYGIKLGYMSIFAKACAKVLMEMPDVNAMIVENDIVYHDYVDISVAISTPTGLVVPPVHNVDSLGFHEIEYKIKDLAEKARDGKLTLEEMKGGTFTITNGGVFGSLVSTPIINEPQSAILGMHAIKDRPVAIDGQVVIRPMMYLALSYDHRIIDGSTSVTFLVKVKELLEDPVSLLMDI; this is encoded by the coding sequence ATGAGTTTGGTCGAAATGAAAGTGCCTACCATAGGCGAATCTATAACAGAAGTCACTTTATCACAATGGCTAAAAAAGGATGGTGAATATGTCAATGTCGACGAACCCATCTGCGAGTTTGAATCCGACAAAGCCACACTGGAGTTTCCAGCCGAAGCTTCAGGCAAACTGATCTATGTGGCTAATGAAGGCGATGATTTAGCTATCGGAGCCTTAGTGGCGAGAATAGACACTTCAGTTGGTGCCGGAGCCGAAGCTGCGCCAAAACCTACAACATCCATACCGGTAGAAACACCATTACAACATGCTCCTGCAACCACAACTTACGCTTCAGGGCATCCTTCACCGGCTGCTGCCAAGATACTTCGAGAAGGTGATGTTGATGCATCACAAGTCGCTGGTTCTGGAAAAGACGGACGAATCACAAAGGAAGATGCTGCAAAGGCTGTTGGAAATAAGCCAGCTGTCGCCATTAAATCTGAAACCGCTCCTTCAAAAGAGAGCATAAAGGTAACGGCAAGTGGTACCAGAAATGTCAGATCTGAGAAGATGAGCAGAATGAGAAAAACCATAGCTGCGAGGTTGGTTTCTGCAAAAAATAATACAGCCATGTTGACTACTTTCAATGAAGTAGACCTTACAGCTGTAAATGAACTTCGTAAAAAGTATCAGGACAAATTTGTAGCTAAGTATGGAATAAAACTGGGCTACATGTCCATCTTTGCAAAAGCATGTGCAAAAGTACTGATGGAAATGCCTGATGTCAATGCCATGATCGTAGAAAATGATATCGTATACCATGATTATGTTGACATTTCTGTAGCAATTTCCACACCAACAGGTCTAGTAGTTCCTCCGGTACACAACGTGGATTCACTGGGCTTTCATGAAATAGAGTATAAGATAAAAGATCTTGCAGAAAAAGCACGTGATGGCAAGCTGACCCTTGAAGAAATGAAAGGTGGTACGTTTACCATCACCAATGGTGGTGTTTTCGGTTCATTGGTCAGTACACCCATCATCAACGAGCCGCAATCAGCTATCCTGGGCATGCATGCCATTAAAGATCGTCCGGTGGCTATTGATGGACAAGTCGTTATCAGACCAATGATGTATCTGGCCCTTTCATACGATCACAGGATTATAGATGGTAGTACTTCAGTTACATTTCTTGTAAAAGTCAAAGAATTGCTGGAAGACCCTGTATCTCTGCTGATGGATATTTAG
- a CDS encoding M20 family metallo-hydrolase gives MKEISELYPMAISLLKDLISIPSFSKEEDKTADIIQEFLVGQHITCHRIKNNIFAYNSTFDPSKPTILLNSHHDTVKPNLGYTKDPFIPITEDVKLYGLGSNDAGGCLVSLMTTFLYYHDATDLKYNICFAATAEEEISGANGMELFIKESSNIHTLGRHPGDFAIIGEPTQMQMAVAEKGLLVLDCIARGQAGHAAREEGINALYLALEDINWLKNHTFDKVSPFLGPVKMTVTSIHTENKAHNVVPDTCSFVVDIRVNELYTFDEILDILQQNLTSEINPRSKRLRSSMIPENHPVVIAYKNIGKSVYGSPTTSDKALVGIPALKIGPGDSARSHTADEYININEINEGIRDYITIVGNLVN, from the coding sequence ATGAAAGAAATATCTGAGTTATACCCGATGGCCATTTCCTTGCTAAAAGACCTGATATCCATACCATCATTCAGCAAGGAGGAAGACAAAACAGCGGACATCATACAGGAATTTTTAGTCGGACAGCATATTACATGCCATCGTATCAAAAATAATATTTTCGCTTACAATTCGACATTTGACCCTTCAAAACCAACCATCTTACTCAACTCACACCACGATACTGTAAAACCCAATCTTGGTTATACCAAAGATCCGTTTATACCTATCACTGAAGATGTTAAATTGTATGGATTGGGAAGTAATGATGCGGGTGGTTGTCTGGTGTCCTTAATGACAACATTTTTGTACTATCATGATGCCACAGATTTGAAATATAATATTTGTTTTGCAGCCACCGCCGAAGAAGAGATATCGGGAGCAAATGGTATGGAACTATTTATAAAGGAGTCATCGAATATACATACATTAGGTCGACATCCCGGAGATTTCGCCATCATCGGCGAGCCAACACAGATGCAGATGGCAGTGGCTGAAAAAGGATTGCTGGTACTGGACTGTATTGCAAGAGGTCAGGCTGGTCATGCCGCCAGGGAAGAAGGCATCAATGCTTTGTATTTAGCACTTGAAGATATAAACTGGTTAAAAAATCATACATTTGACAAAGTGTCGCCATTTTTAGGCCCGGTCAAGATGACAGTCACCAGCATACACACCGAAAACAAAGCCCATAATGTGGTACCGGATACCTGTTCGTTTGTCGTGGACATACGCGTCAATGAGTTGTACACTTTTGATGAGATTCTCGATATATTGCAGCAAAATCTGACTTCCGAAATAAATCCAAGAAGTAAAAGATTGAGGTCAAGTATGATTCCTGAAAATCATCCCGTTGTCATTGCCTACAAAAATATAGGTAAAAGTGTGTATGGTTCTCCTACCACCTCTGACAAGGCGCTGGTTGGCATTCCTGCCCTAAAGATCGGTCCGGGCGATTCGGCCAGAAGTCATACAGCAGACGAATACATAAATATTAACGAAATAAATGAAGGTATCCGGGATTATATCACTATTGTCGGCAACCTTGTAAACTAA
- the argB gene encoding acetylglutamate kinase, whose protein sequence is MTMIYVIKIGGNIIDNPDNLKGFLGHFAAIRGHKVLIHGGGKLATQLAEKLNIPQQMVHGRRVTDSQTLDIITMVYAGLINKNIVADLSALGCTSLGVCGADADLILAEKRPVKEVDYGFVGDIKHVRGHTLFEWLSQGISPVISPVSHDGQGQLLNTNADTIASVVATELSTFDSVSLIYCFEKMGVLLDVHDDTSVIPALNEESIEKLKNEGLIHSGMLPKLENAIQTVKNGVESVIIGHADALPDIILGKSGTKISQQ, encoded by the coding sequence ATTACCATGATATATGTGATTAAAATCGGCGGCAACATCATAGATAATCCGGACAACCTGAAAGGTTTTCTCGGTCATTTTGCAGCTATCCGCGGTCACAAAGTACTGATACATGGTGGTGGAAAATTAGCTACCCAACTTGCCGAAAAACTGAATATTCCTCAGCAAATGGTGCATGGCAGACGAGTGACTGACAGTCAGACGCTCGATATCATCACAATGGTATATGCCGGATTGATCAATAAAAACATCGTTGCTGACCTTTCTGCATTGGGATGCACTTCACTGGGTGTTTGCGGCGCAGATGCTGACCTGATTCTGGCTGAAAAACGTCCGGTCAAGGAGGTGGATTATGGTTTTGTAGGCGATATAAAGCATGTCCGGGGCCATACACTTTTCGAATGGTTGTCACAGGGTATTTCACCGGTCATTTCTCCTGTCTCTCATGACGGCCAGGGACAACTGCTCAATACCAACGCTGATACGATAGCTTCTGTAGTCGCCACCGAATTGAGTACATTCGACAGCGTCAGCCTGATCTATTGTTTTGAAAAAATGGGCGTTTTGCTTGATGTCCATGATGATACATCGGTGATACCTGCACTCAATGAAGAAAGCATAGAAAAACTCAAAAACGAAGGTCTCATACATTCCGGAATGTTGCCCAAACTCGAAAATGCCATTCAAACGGTAAAAAACGGTGTTGAGAGTGTCATCATCGGGCATGCAGATGCCCTGCCTGATATTATTCTTGGCAAATCCGGTACTAAAATATCCCAACAATGA
- a CDS encoding amidohydrolase family protein, translating to MQKFSADHNFTPEGKFEKNKVIITDDQGKILALDNAQDHDPSSVKYLKGMIVPGFVNTHCHLELSHMKGQVDTGTKLLPFLQSVVTFRDIDQDVILHAIKDGDEEMYKNGIVAVGDISNKTDTAATKSASKLDYYTFVEMFDFLQPSMTAGTIQQYTPVMEGQSNTGNNKKSYVPHAPYTVTPDLYSFINKSNMDGDTVSIHNQETPDENQLFLDGTGGFNDFYEAFGMSLDHFKPTGTSAIYNIIDNLQPVFKTILVHNTTTTSDDIAAANMWNKNIFWATCPNANLYIENRLPDYKIFLDADAMVTIGTDSLTSNWQLSIWEEIKTIKKYQSFVTLESLLTWATINGAKALGYDDRLGSIEIGKTPGLVWLSGEKDDMDKKIIRLI from the coding sequence ATGCAGAAATTTTCCGCTGACCATAATTTTACACCTGAGGGAAAATTTGAAAAAAATAAAGTAATCATAACAGATGATCAGGGAAAGATTCTTGCTTTGGACAATGCACAAGATCATGACCCTTCTTCTGTAAAATATCTGAAAGGCATGATTGTTCCGGGATTTGTCAATACACATTGCCATCTGGAGTTGTCTCATATGAAAGGTCAAGTCGATACCGGTACAAAACTTTTACCATTTCTTCAGAGTGTAGTCACCTTCAGAGACATAGATCAGGACGTCATCCTCCATGCCATCAAAGACGGAGACGAAGAGATGTACAAAAATGGAATCGTAGCTGTCGGTGATATCTCAAATAAAACAGATACCGCTGCTACAAAATCCGCCAGCAAACTGGATTATTACACCTTTGTAGAGATGTTTGATTTTCTGCAGCCTTCTATGACAGCCGGTACAATACAACAATATACGCCTGTGATGGAAGGTCAAAGCAATACAGGCAATAATAAAAAGAGCTATGTCCCTCATGCTCCTTATACGGTGACGCCTGATTTATATAGTTTTATAAATAAATCCAACATGGATGGTGATACGGTCAGCATTCATAATCAGGAAACACCGGATGAAAATCAGTTATTTTTGGATGGTACCGGTGGATTCAATGATTTTTACGAGGCTTTTGGCATGTCTCTGGACCATTTCAAGCCAACAGGTACATCTGCCATTTATAATATCATTGACAACCTGCAACCTGTATTCAAAACCATTCTTGTCCACAATACCACTACCACATCTGATGACATTGCAGCTGCAAATATGTGGAATAAAAACATCTTCTGGGCAACCTGTCCCAATGCCAATCTGTACATAGAAAACAGACTGCCGGATTACAAAATATTTCTGGATGCAGATGCTATGGTGACCATAGGAACAGACAGCCTGACATCCAACTGGCAACTTTCCATTTGGGAAGAAATAAAAACCATCAAAAAATATCAATCATTCGTCACCCTGGAAAGCTTATTGACCTGGGCCACGATCAATGGTGCTAAAGCTTTGGGATATGACGACAGATTGGGTTCCATTGAAATCGGAAAAACTCCGGGTCTTGTGTGGTTGAGCGGGGAAAAAGATGATATGGATAAAAAAATTATAAGGTTGATATGA
- a CDS encoding gamma-glutamyltransferase yields MKRLLLLTVVIFINNILSGQSFNNFPVQTQKPPLHGKHWMAITGKPLAATAGAMIFSKGGNAVDASCAMLAATCTMWDVLSWGGELQGLIYHPKTKKVIAINGLGVAPAAATVEFYKSKGYDRFPPEFGPLAAVTPGIPGGLMTVLAEYGTMSLKDVLAPAMQLAAGYPIEAQTANAIERGKSQIKNWPYSSKVFLTHPGSTREAPVGGEILVQKDLLTTLTKLVETEAEALRKGKSRKEAIMAANDRFYKGDIAAEIARGTQEQGGIITVSDMANWKVKIEEPMMTTYKGIEVYKLQQWTQGPVMLQTLNMLENFDLKSMGYNTSKYIHTVYQTMNLAFADRDFYYGDPAFEPKEPMETLLSKEYAMDRIKHINWSKNDAEAGPGDPYKFEGKVNPFSKYLSSKKDSVAATGSVDKKFLEEFQSGTTSVVAADKEGWVVSFTPSGGWVPACIAGNTGVGLSQRMQSFVLNEKDGPYNVLQPGKRPRVTLTPSMALKDGKPYLAFAKQAGDEQDQLLIQFFLNMVEFGMTVQEACEAPCFKTYQMYSSFGKHEKRAGALTLNDEMPPWTRQELRRMGYNIEYQPRTSGPVNAIYFDWEHGSFWGGSSNHGEDYGIGW; encoded by the coding sequence ATGAAGCGACTTTTATTACTCACAGTAGTTATTTTTATAAACAATATTTTATCTGGACAATCATTCAATAATTTTCCAGTACAAACCCAAAAACCACCGCTGCATGGCAAGCACTGGATGGCCATCACCGGAAAACCACTGGCTGCGACAGCTGGTGCCATGATATTTTCAAAAGGCGGCAATGCCGTGGATGCATCATGTGCAATGCTTGCAGCTACCTGTACCATGTGGGATGTACTCAGTTGGGGTGGAGAATTGCAAGGTCTGATCTATCATCCCAAAACTAAAAAAGTCATTGCTATCAATGGGTTGGGTGTTGCCCCAGCAGCTGCCACCGTCGAATTTTATAAATCCAAGGGTTATGACAGATTTCCGCCGGAGTTTGGACCCCTTGCTGCTGTCACACCTGGCATCCCAGGAGGATTGATGACTGTACTCGCAGAGTATGGAACCATGAGCCTGAAAGATGTGCTGGCACCAGCCATGCAGTTGGCAGCAGGATATCCTATCGAAGCCCAAACCGCCAATGCCATAGAAAGAGGTAAAAGCCAGATTAAAAATTGGCCCTATTCATCCAAAGTATTTCTGACACATCCCGGCTCGACAAGAGAAGCTCCTGTAGGTGGTGAGATATTAGTACAAAAGGACTTGCTAACCACCTTGACAAAACTTGTAGAAACTGAAGCAGAAGCGCTCCGTAAAGGAAAATCAAGAAAAGAAGCCATCATGGCGGCCAATGACAGATTTTACAAAGGGGATATCGCTGCTGAAATAGCACGTGGCACACAGGAACAAGGTGGCATCATCACCGTATCGGATATGGCAAACTGGAAAGTAAAAATAGAAGAGCCCATGATGACGACATACAAAGGAATAGAAGTCTATAAACTTCAGCAGTGGACACAAGGACCGGTCATGCTTCAGACCCTCAATATGCTCGAAAACTTTGACCTCAAATCCATGGGTTACAATACTTCAAAATACATCCATACGGTATATCAGACGATGAATCTGGCATTTGCAGACAGGGACTTTTACTACGGTGATCCGGCTTTTGAACCAAAGGAACCTATGGAAACACTGCTTTCAAAAGAATATGCTATGGACAGGATAAAACATATCAACTGGAGCAAAAATGATGCTGAAGCCGGTCCCGGCGATCCATACAAGTTTGAAGGAAAAGTCAATCCTTTCAGCAAATATCTTTCTTCAAAAAAAGATAGCGTTGCGGCCACAGGATCTGTTGATAAAAAGTTTCTGGAAGAGTTTCAGTCAGGTACAACATCCGTAGTGGCAGCAGACAAAGAAGGCTGGGTTGTATCATTCACTCCAAGTGGTGGCTGGGTTCCGGCATGTATAGCCGGAAATACCGGAGTTGGTCTGTCTCAAAGGATGCAATCATTTGTACTCAACGAAAAAGATGGTCCATACAATGTTCTTCAGCCCGGCAAAAGACCCAGGGTTACCCTTACACCCAGCATGGCTCTGAAAGATGGTAAACCTTACCTTGCATTTGCAAAACAGGCGGGTGACGAACAGGATCAGCTTTTGATACAGTTTTTTCTAAATATGGTGGAGTTTGGTATGACTGTACAGGAAGCTTGCGAAGCCCCATGTTTCAAGACATATCAGATGTACTCTTCATTTGGTAAACACGAAAAAAGAGCAGGAGCTCTTACATTAAATGATGAAATGCCTCCATGGACAAGACAAGAGCTGAGAAGAATGGGATATAACATAGAATACCAACCAAGAACAAGTGGCCCTGTCAACGCCATCTACTTTGACTGGGAACACGGTAGTTTTTGGGGCGGATCAAGCAATCATGGGGAAGATTATGGCATAGGATGGTAA
- the argH gene encoding argininosuccinate lyase, producing the protein MKIWQKKEGQAPDDMVDLFTVGRDKEFDILLAEYDVQGSVAHSKMLAKVGLLSDAELTDVLRGLEEILGEIRSGNFVIEDGAEDVHSQVEGMLTKKIGDAGKKIHSGRSRNDQVALDIKLYLRAKIREISKEVQLLFDLLIEQSEKNKDKGLPGYTHLQLAMPSSFGLWFGAYAESLVDDMEMMAGALKIINKNPLGSGAGFGSTFPLDRQMTTELLQFDTLNWNAINAQAGRGKGEKAMASGISFIAATLARLSMDCCLYMNEHFGFISFPEHLTTGSSIMPHKRNPDVFELIRGKCNRIQALPNELNLLCANLPSGYHREMQLTKEILFPAVEDLIFCLKMAHLMLSNIRIKDNILSDPKYLYLFTVDALNDLVVSGVPFRDAYKIIGNQVAEGIFSFDPKDATRPLHPHEGSIYRLCNDEIKKEMEKVMRKMN; encoded by the coding sequence ATGAAAATCTGGCAAAAAAAAGAAGGACAAGCCCCTGATGATATGGTAGATCTCTTTACTGTAGGCAGAGATAAGGAGTTTGATATTCTTCTTGCAGAATATGATGTTCAGGGATCTGTGGCACATTCAAAGATGCTGGCAAAAGTTGGATTACTCTCTGATGCTGAATTGACAGACGTGCTCAGAGGATTGGAAGAAATATTGGGAGAAATAAGGTCTGGAAACTTTGTCATAGAAGACGGTGCTGAAGATGTCCACTCCCAGGTAGAAGGAATGCTCACAAAAAAAATAGGAGATGCCGGAAAAAAGATACACAGCGGTCGTTCCAGAAATGATCAGGTAGCCCTGGATATCAAACTATATCTTCGTGCAAAAATAAGGGAAATTTCTAAAGAGGTTCAGTTGCTTTTTGACCTGTTGATCGAACAAAGTGAAAAAAATAAAGACAAGGGTTTGCCCGGATATACCCACCTTCAGCTGGCCATGCCATCGAGTTTTGGTCTTTGGTTTGGGGCGTATGCCGAGAGTCTGGTGGACGATATGGAGATGATGGCCGGAGCATTAAAAATTATTAATAAAAATCCTTTGGGTTCGGGTGCAGGATTTGGCAGTACTTTTCCATTGGACAGGCAAATGACCACAGAGCTTCTGCAATTTGATACACTCAACTGGAATGCCATCAATGCACAGGCAGGCCGTGGTAAAGGTGAAAAAGCCATGGCGTCAGGCATTTCCTTTATTGCTGCTACATTGGCAAGATTGAGTATGGATTGTTGTCTGTATATGAATGAGCACTTTGGATTTATATCTTTTCCGGAACATCTGACGACAGGCAGTTCTATCATGCCTCACAAACGTAATCCGGATGTCTTTGAACTCATACGTGGCAAATGCAACCGTATCCAGGCACTACCCAATGAATTGAATCTTCTGTGCGCCAACCTTCCATCGGGATATCACCGTGAAATGCAACTGACAAAAGAAATACTGTTTCCGGCCGTAGAAGATCTGATCTTTTGCCTGAAGATGGCACACCTCATGTTGTCAAATATCAGAATAAAAGACAACATACTTTCTGATCCAAAGTACCTGTACCTTTTTACTGTAGATGCCTTAAATGACCTGGTAGTTTCTGGTGTTCCATTCCGAGATGCCTACAAAATTATAGGCAATCAGGTGGCTGAAGGAATCTTCTCCTTTGACCCAAAAGATGCTACAAGACCATTGCATCCTCATGAAGGAAGTATTTACAGGCTTTGCAATGATGAAATCAAAAAGGAGATGGAAAAGGTGATGAGGAAGATGAATTGA
- a CDS encoding S9 family peptidase yields the protein MRIITSILFVLSIFDLCVAQKPITIDDIYAKFVFRTKSVPGFNFMKDGRHYSALKDGGIKKFDITTGSLIETMFEGKDFKDKAGYSGTIGTYTFSDDESKILIESESEDIYRHSSKANCYVYDLKSKALSRVYPHGKVVNPAFSPDGEQVGFVFNNNLYFQNLKSGNITQVTTDGVKNKIINGMCDWVYEEEFSFTRAFYWSPDSKKIAYIRFDETNVPEFTMQLFKDGMYPENETFKYPKVGEKNAEVSAWVYELSRGKSKKTDIGDLSDMYIPRMKWTQDANKLCIFKMNRHQNNLKLYVADIKSGKSSIIYEETNKYYIDISDDLTFLKDGKHFVWSSEKEGYNQIYLMGMDGKQKVKLTTGSYDVTNFYGVDEKNKKVYYQAAEKTPIQKHVFSVDLDGKNITNLTPTLSGSNSAQFSSTFDYFSNNHSTINTAPTFTVHDRIGKKIRTIEDNINHAKTQEEYGVSPVEFFTFTTSENVKLNGWMIKPRDFNPTRKYPVFMTQYSGPGSQSVTDSWKSTGYWWNQMIAQAGYIVVCVDGRGTGARGEAFKKMTYLQLGHYETLDQIETAKYMGLQPYVDKARIGIFGWSYGGYMSSLCILKGNDVFKAAIAVAPVTNWKWYDSVYTERYMRTTAENAKGYADNSPVYFADRLKGNYLLIHGMADDNVHFQNAVEMANALIKANKQFDTYYYPNRNHGIYGDNATIHLYTKMTNFIFEKI from the coding sequence ATGAGAATTATCACCAGTATCCTTTTCGTTTTATCTATTTTTGACCTTTGTGTTGCCCAGAAACCCATCACCATAGACGATATCTATGCCAAGTTTGTTTTCAGGACAAAATCGGTACCCGGCTTCAATTTTATGAAAGATGGCAGACATTACTCTGCACTTAAAGACGGAGGCATCAAAAAATTTGATATCACGACAGGGTCTTTGATAGAGACTATGTTTGAAGGTAAGGATTTTAAGGATAAAGCCGGGTATTCCGGAACTATCGGTACATACACTTTCAGTGATGACGAATCCAAAATTCTCATTGAGTCTGAAAGCGAAGACATCTACAGGCACTCTTCAAAGGCAAACTGTTATGTATATGATTTGAAATCTAAAGCACTTTCCAGAGTCTACCCGCATGGTAAAGTGGTCAATCCGGCATTTTCGCCGGATGGAGAGCAAGTAGGTTTTGTTTTCAACAATAATCTGTATTTTCAAAACTTAAAATCAGGGAACATCACTCAAGTCACTACAGATGGCGTCAAAAATAAAATCATCAATGGTATGTGTGACTGGGTGTATGAGGAAGAATTCAGCTTTACCAGAGCATTTTACTGGTCACCTGACAGTAAAAAAATTGCTTATATACGTTTTGATGAGACCAATGTACCGGAATTTACTATGCAACTTTTCAAAGATGGTATGTATCCTGAAAACGAAACGTTCAAATATCCGAAGGTAGGCGAAAAAAATGCCGAGGTATCCGCATGGGTGTATGAACTATCCCGAGGAAAGTCCAAAAAAACAGACATTGGCGACCTTTCCGATATGTATATACCACGCATGAAATGGACTCAAGATGCCAATAAACTTTGTATCTTCAAGATGAACAGGCATCAAAACAATCTTAAGCTTTACGTCGCCGACATCAAATCCGGCAAATCATCCATCATCTACGAAGAAACCAATAAGTACTACATCGACATCTCCGACGATCTTACTTTCCTCAAGGATGGAAAACACTTTGTATGGTCATCTGAAAAAGAAGGCTACAACCAAATATACCTCATGGGCATGGATGGAAAACAAAAAGTCAAACTCACCACAGGGTCATATGATGTGACAAACTTCTATGGTGTGGATGAAAAAAATAAAAAAGTGTACTATCAGGCAGCTGAAAAAACACCTATACAAAAGCATGTATTTTCTGTTGACCTTGATGGTAAAAATATAACTAATCTTACACCTACCCTTTCAGGATCAAATTCAGCTCAGTTCAGCAGTACATTTGACTATTTCAGCAACAATCACAGTACTATCAATACTGCTCCAACTTTTACAGTGCATGATCGTATAGGTAAAAAAATAAGGACCATCGAAGACAATATTAATCATGCCAAAACTCAGGAAGAGTACGGTGTGTCTCCTGTGGAGTTTTTTACATTTACTACGTCAGAAAATGTAAAGCTGAATGGCTGGATGATCAAGCCAAGAGACTTCAATCCTACCAGAAAGTATCCGGTTTTCATGACACAATACAGTGGTCCGGGTAGTCAGTCCGTCACTGACAGTTGGAAAAGCACAGGATACTGGTGGAATCAAATGATCGCTCAGGCTGGGTACATCGTAGTATGTGTAGATGGACGCGGTACAGGTGCACGAGGAGAAGCGTTCAAAAAGATGACTTATCTTCAGTTAGGCCATTATGAGACTTTGGATCAAATCGAAACGGCCAAATACATGGGTTTGCAGCCTTACGTGGACAAAGCAAGAATAGGTATTTTTGGCTGGAGCTATGGAGGATATATGTCCTCGCTCTGTATCCTCAAAGGTAATGATGTATTCAAAGCAGCTATAGCTGTTGCACCTGTCACCAACTGGAAATGGTACGATAGTGTCTATACGGAAAGATATATGCGTACCACTGCCGAAAATGCCAAAGGTTATGCTGACAATTCACCTGTGTATTTTGCGGACAGACTCAAGGGAAACTATTTGCTGATTCATGGGATGGCAGATGATAATGTTCATTTTCAAAATGCGGTAGAAATGGCCAATGCTCTCATCAAAGCCAACAAACAGTTTGATACTTACTATTATCCCAACAGAAATCATGGTATCTATGGAGATAATGCCACCATACATTTGTATACAAAAATGACAAATTTTATATTTGAAAAAATCTGA